CAAAACATGAACAACTTGGATGAAGGTATTGATGTGGAATTGCCGGGCTCTTCGGTAATGGAGGCGGTTGATCGTTATAGAAGCACATTATACGGTTACTTTGTGGGAAATCGAGTGGCTTACCCCGTGGTGAAGCACTATGTTATGAACGCTTGGGGTAAGTATGGAATTGAGAAGACTATGATGAACTCTAAAGGATTTttcttcttcaaatttgccacATCGAAGGGAATGCAGGATGTCATTGAGAATGGTCCTTGGATCATTAGAACGATTCCAATTATACTTAAAAAGTGGTCGGCGAATGTATCTCTAACCAGAGAAGATTTGACTAAGGTTCCTGTATGGGTCTAAATTCATGATGTTCCTTTAACGGGGTACACAGCAGATGGCCTTAGTATGATAGCTTCCAAGATAGGTAATCCTATTATGTTGGATTCCTATACTAGTACCATGTGTGTTAAGGCATGGGGTCGGCCTAACTATGCTCGCGCAATGATCGAACTTAAGGCAGAGCATGAGCTAAAATCCAAGTTAAATGTAGCAACCCCTGGAATTAATGGTGAGAAAAGCACAGTGAATACAGTCTCGATAGTGTATGAATGGAGTCCTCCACGTTGCTCAGGATGTAAAGTTTTTGGTCATCAGGATGCACATTGTCCAAAGAATATTGTTAAGGATAATACTCCCCAAGTGGTCACGAAGACTCTGGATAGTGATGGATTTCAAACCGTTCAGATTAAAGGAAAAAAACCGGGTCGTGATCAATCTAGAAGGCAGACAGATGGGTTTAATGTGGGAAAAGGAAAGCAAAACTTGGTTTACAGGCCTAAGAAAATTGTGGCACAAAGTGGCACTAATCATGTGCCGAAGGTTGCTCCGGTTGATAAGAGAACTTCGGACGTTGGGACAAGTAAGGGTTCGCAAGTGAAGATTCAAAACTCGTTCGATGCTCTGAATAAAGATGCATATAACCTAATTGACAAAGAAAGTGATGTTGAATCTGATAAAGATGAAACAGCCGAGTTTATGGCATCAAAGGCCGTGACTAAGGAAAGGACAACGTTTGGCATGAAATCGGGTTGGTTATAGGTTGTGGCTTTGGCCCCGATGGTTAGATGTATTTTTGGTTTTTGCTAGTTCTTTGTGTCTATAGGTTCTAGTTTGGTTTGTGGTTGTTTGTGAGGCCGCAAGGCACGCTTGTGGTCGTTGTCCTTCTTTGttccttttattatttttataaataatatttaccgggtaaaaccctttacccaaaaaaggTTACGCtgcaatttttatttatttactattttcatttcatttaattatttaaatttaataatttaataattactccttaattaattaattaataattaccccttaattaattattaattaaaatataaaacaatttatatatatatatatatatataggggatgTTTGTATTTgaatttagaattttttttttttttttttttttgacaacgaTTTAGAACTTAATTATTTATTGTCGTGTATTTAAGTCGTTATTAATTTATTTATGGTGTTTGAAagttaaataaaataattaattaagtacAATCTGAAGATTTAAAGTCTGAAAATGGAAAAACACGTCTTTTCTGATTACAAATGAAATGAAAACCCAAACGTTGCTTGTTCTCTCTCTTCGAACGTGTATTCCAAACAAATCATTTTCATACACTTAACCACACAGGTTTGCTGAGTGGTCCCCGGAGTTGTTCAATGAAACACACTATCCGGGGTTTGATTTTTGGTCATGCCAAATCGTTTAGAAAATGAGTATGACCAGTAAGTGCGCGTAATGCACAATTTATCCGGTATTAGGTCTCGCGCTTGTAAAACTTGATTATTCGAAATTTACCGGAGAGCCGATGTGCTCCTCACAGAAGATTTCACATCGCTAATCTAAAAAAAATACCAAGCTACACTCCAAGAGTTGCTAATCTTTTTGACTCGTCGAATCTCAATCATGTCTGCGAAGTCACCTGGGGGTTTGTTGGGTGTTATAATATAAAACTATCATCCATAATAGTAATATATTACCCCGTTAGTTTACAAACATGAGTGCTGTAGCTGCCATGTTCACTACCACCGTACCACCACCAACTATCGCCCGCCATAACCACTACAACCACCTCTTAACCACCATCTCAACCTCTTCCTCCCTTTCACACCTCAAACACCTTCACTCCCAAATCATTCGCTCCACTTTCAACCACCACCGTTCCACTTCTCTTCTCATCAACCTCATTATCTCCGCCTGCACACTCTCCTCCTTCGATTACGCTCTATCCGTTTTCCACCAAATTCACGATGACCCGCAGCCCAATTGCTCCAACCTATTACTACGTAAACTCTCTCGAAGCAGTAAACCTGAAACCACCCTTTTAGTCTATGCTTAAATGAGGGAACGAGGTTTTGTGATTGATAGTTTTAGTTTTCCGTCTCTTTTGAAGGCGGCAGCGCGAGTTTCCGCGTTAAGTGTAGGGATAGAAGTTCATGGGTTTGGAATTAAAATGGGTTTTGTTTCGGATCCGTTTGTACAGACTGGTTTAGTTGCGATGTATGCAGGGTGTGGCTGTATTGAAGATGCACGACTGTTGTTTGATAAAATGGCTGAAAGAGATATTGTTGCCTGGAATATTATGATTGATGGGTGAGTCTTATAAAATATCATTCAATAAATATAACatccgattattattattattattattattattattattattattataataaataataataaacttaaaagttttaaaacttacaaaaaattagtgggaagcctagagacaatctgggcctccacacctctagcaatagcaaaaccaatcctagtaaaaatatgagcagcagcactggcaccaatatcttgcgccatcgaactcttctgaacccgctttagcaaagaaacagcctccttctctaattccccaagggaagaaaatgagaaaggaatgaaaccataaccaaacgccagacaactagattcgtacttgacccgcttccgacgagccgcatcaatcacagcacgtccagggacaaagtcagaaagcccagactgtgtcaaaggagaagaccctgtcaagtcaacacaaacatcgcgaccacaatcccaggaataaagtaacacatctgcaggtctgagggccctgtcgttccctccagacaacccaatgtcaacctcctttctcgctgaaatcccagatcgataacaaacatcaacaagggaatcccggacaatattatgtcgatgcttaatacccaccataccagcacaagacaccgcgtgatccccgaaaatatccccagtaaaaacccttgaacaggcagagcatgccgtcgagatagagaacaatggaacacctaaccggtagcacaacacacatcggtaagtctttgcgttcatcgtctgacccaaccccaaaatagggactgcccttagccaagcagaggtgtgatcactctgctgtgatttccataaggccgattgtcggagagataacgaaaaagtggattctgcaaaagcggtaacctttgtgaaataaacatctgccaatttcttcatgagtattggggcagcgacctcactcggattacctaaaatatcaaacccaaccgttttattaaacagacccaatgcatcttcaaaagcacgaccaagaccaacaatactcgcatgacgtaggagcttggtctgcaatccagcagactgtaatcgagaagccagaaaagcataatgacgaacatctcctgcagaataaacaccaagccctccaaatgcaaatggcaaggtggcaagccgccactgccaatcaccaaacccaggccctgaagcagtaacaatacgctccaaggaagatcgaagggctccatcgaaagcgcgttgagccgcctcaaatatactaggaggacaagtacgcaaggaaaagtagagtttagaaactcccgtacatgccctaagcaacaacaactcacactgaggatcatcaagcttagcaaccttatccataagcgcaatggacttggtcaccctttgcatcaccagttcactactaaaaccaggatcggaacttgcgggggcctcaagcaacttaacaccatttaaaggccgagcaatattaggaggaaagacacctacttgcctgctgcgagggtcctccgtaggccagaaaatttctgttttttcaacgttgagatgcagcccaaaacgaggcccatcttccataatcaaatgcaaaaccttccccaccaccaaagtgtccccaataatagtaccatcatccaaataccacgcctgaagacaaacctcaaaattatctctgattttagaaaccaagggttgtaggaccaaagcaaaaagcagcggaccaaggggatcaccctgttgcaccccctgagaagaccataatgtgtggttcccataatacaatctggctggattagagtagcaaaattcaacccaccgagaaatgctcggacaaaggcggcgaacttcacgtaacatgaccgtacgatcaactagattgaaggcattttgaaaatcaactaataacatagagaggccaacatcagagccacgatcctcaatcagccgattcacagcatgaagaatagcctcaccacctgaagaaacaccaacaccaaactgaagaccatcgaagtaacttcccaaagactggccaaccatagccgcgccaaccttcgaaacaagacgtcgccaaacagtacccacagctataggacgaagaccaccgccgggtttgacaagcggtgtgaggggagcactagcaatatactctcctaattccatagggcaccttccagctagaaagagattaacgactccggtaatagagccaaccaactcatccgagactgccacagcagcaccactcaagcaatccataaggtgttgtgcacgtaaaccatccctaccacatgaagtgccccgaggaaaacttttaatctggcccaaaacaacagcagaagtcgtaacgaggtgatATCGTGTAAAAAAAATTCACATGATCCTGCTTCGAAAGACAATGTACTGTCAAAAATCAACATTTTGCAAGAAGATTTCATAATGTACAAGAAAGGTTGAATTATTCAACAAATGGTCAAAAACTTGGGTGGCAAAAAATGATTCTTCACAAAATGATTTTGCAAATCCAGTGGTAATTTATTAAATCACTTTCCAAAAAGTGTTGTACAAGTAATTTTTCCTTCTTTTAAATGTATTGATTTAATTAATTGCAAATTTTTAATTTCTTGAAAAAAACTGTTTATCAGGTATTGTGGGAGTGGGCGGTACGACATTGTGTTGCCTTTGATAGAGGAGATGCATAGATCACATGTACAACCTGATTCGAAAATCTTTTCGACTGTTCTTTCTGCTTGTGGTCgtgctaaaaatttggaatttgggAAAGCCTTTCATGAGTTTATCGCCAAAAACAATGTCTTAGTTGACTATAATATGAAAGGTGCACTTGTGGTCATGTACGCAGGTTGTGGCTCAATGGACATGGCATATAGTTTGTTTAAAGATCTGTCTCCAAAAGACTTGGCTGTTTCGACGGCCATGATTACAGGATACTCAAATGCTGGACAGATTGAGGCTGCACGTTCGATTTTCGACGAAATGGTCGAAAAGGACTTCGTTTGTTGGAGTGCAATGATTTCTGGATATGCAGAGGGAAGTCAACCTCAAAAAGCCCTTCATTTGTTTGACCAAATGCTAAATTCGGGAATTAAACCTGATCAGATCACTATGCTAAGTGTAATTTCCGCTTGTGCTAATTTAGGTGCCCTTGATAATGCTATAAAAATCCACTCATATATCAATGAAAATAGGTTTAGTGGAGTTTTACCTGTAAATAACGCGCTTATTGACATGTATGCTAAATGTGGGGAACTCGATAGGGCCAAAGGAGTTTTTAGTAGGATGCATAAGCGTAATGTTATTACGTGGAGCAGCATGATCAGGGCGTATGCTGTTTATGGAGATGCTATCAACGCTCTTAACCTATTTCATCAAATGAAAGCCCAAAAAATGGAGCCAAACGATGTAACTTTTTTCGGATTGTTGTATGCCTGTAGCCATGCTGGTTTGGTTGAAGAGGGTCAAAAACTCTTTTCATTAATGATGAATGAGTACAATATAATACCCAAACGAAAGCATTATGGTTGTATGGTGGATCTTTATGGTAGAGCTAATTTGCTTAAAAAAGCTATTGAAGTAATTGAAGAAGTGCCCATGTCACCCAATGTGGTTATTTGGGGATCTCTTATGGCTGCTTGTCGAATCTACAATATTAGACAACTATAATTGTATAAGGTTATGTTCTATTTATAGTTTAGGGATACTTAGTGTAATTACACCTTCTATATATAGAAGGCACAATACTCTGAATAACACACACAGAACTTACAAGTTCAATATCTCTCTTCCTCTATTCTATCATCTATTATGGTATCAAGAGCTGTAAAGGCCTAAGTCCGGCAACAATTCCGGCAGCCACTATTCCGGTAACAATTCCGGAATAGCTACTATTCCGGAAGCAGTTCcggaacaaaaacaaaaaaaaaaactgacCTTTAAAACTCAAAGTATGCTCTGTGAATGCAGCGTTGTCGGAACGTTCACATCAGAAACGAGCTTTTTCAGGTCATAACAACTAAATCCGGTAACCCACAAAATCACCGCAACTCAATACAACCCTAATCAGCCAAATTACCAACACAACTACATGCGGAATTAAATTCCGAACACACGCACAAGTATTTCAGCCGCAACTGCCACCACACGCGCCACCACAGCCGCCAGAAATTTTCGACTTTCTTTTTCGATCTACATCAATCCGGCCAAAATCAGAGAAAACCGCCAACACCAATACGCTCGGAATCAAATTCCGACCGAACGCTGAAATTTTCAGCTTTTTCCGGCAACTATTCACCGCCGGCCGCCGCCGGCCGCCACTGTACACGGCCTGTCCTATTTTTTGTGTCTGGAACgagagtaaaataaaaaaaaaagggaaTGAAGTTTTAAACCCTTTATCTTCTTTTTATATCTCTCCTACCTACTCTAGATActatttatttttacttttacttttttatcttcttttaagttaaaaaaaaaaacagaaaaaaaaagcagaaaaaaaaaacagaaaaaaaaaattattattaccttatcttttttttttttctatatctGAAAATGGCAATGTTAGCTTCCTTTACTCCAACAGAGAAAGCCGCACACAACTCTCACAAATTTGGTTTCACCTTATCTTCCACGAACTATGGTTACTGGAAGACCATGGTTGAACCGTTCTTCGTCACCAACAAATTATTTGACTACATTGATGGCACAATCCCTTGTCCACCTACAAATGTACCATCATCAGAAAAAGATGAAGAAACACAGTCTCAACCACCAAACCCCAATTACATTAATTGGGTCTCTAATGATGCTCATATAAGAATGCTCCTCCTTTCTACCATATCCGAAGCATCATTCCAACATGTTCAAGGAGTAACGTCTCGTGATCTCTGGTTGTCCCTTGAACGTGCCTACGCTCCTCACACTTCCTCTCGAGAATACACTTTGAAAACCCAGCTTCTCAGACTACAGATGAAGCCAGATGAAACAACCGCAGATTACCTAACTAGGACTCAAGAATACGATGTTGCGCTCGCTAACATAGGTGAAAAGATGAAAGAAAAAGATTTGGTGATGCTAGTTATATCAGGACTACGAGAGGAATACAACGGTTTAAAATCAAGCTTTCTGGGCCGCGAAAAGCCCCCTACCTTTGTAGACCTTCATGGTCTGCTATCAGACCACGACTACATGATCAAGAAATCTGTACCCGACATTCCTTCGGCTCAAGCATTCACGACTAGCACACAAAGTCGCAATTCACCAGCTCCTAATAATGTCTTGCCCGCTTCACAAACAGATCAGCTTCAAGCCATACAATTGCTTTTATCTCAACTTGGACTCCAAGCTCAACCTGCCCATACACCGGCTGCACAAGCCATGTACACTAACCGATTTGGCAATAACCATGGTCGTGGACGTGATTACAGACGTGGACGAGGCAACTATAACAACAGAAATCAAGCAGGTAACCGAAATTCATTTAACTGGGCTTCTAATCAAAACACAGTTTTTGGCACATGCAACAGGTGTGGGATTGGGCACATCTCATCTCAATGTCCTAATCGTAACCCTGCTACTATGAGACGACAGTCACCTTCAGCCAACTTTACAGAATATGGCTCCCAAGCGTCAACCTCTTGGATCCCAGACACAGGCTCTAGTCACCATGTTGCTCCAGACCTATCCAACTTTGGCAACTCCGAGGTCTACTACGGTGAGGACAATCTTCATGTTGGCAATGGTAAGGGTTTACCCATTCTGCACGTTGGTTCCTCACATTTTTCGTCTCCAAACAAAACCTTTTCCCTCAAAgacattgtaatgacccggaattttccgaccaaattatacttatgagattaatatttacataaattaaaccataccaacatgataagcaatccaaattgttgagacttgtgtttttgaaaagagttttacacaacgtttgaccgtccaatatgaccgatgatatcacgaactatataacatacgataattatacgtttgtgtatatatatgtatttatatatatttaacatgatttaaggatggtttaacatctcattgtgtactaatgtcaatgagttataagtatattttgaaactactaacttaagttttcaaaacgataactatacgtaacattctttgatatatatacttataatctataatgcttatacatgtatcgtatatataatgtatttaatcactttttaaggacttaaatacataaaataatataagtatattcacaaaagatagctatatttgaattctcgttctgtttcctcaagatttctatacgtatatctagggtatatgtacccgtatcatacccggcttctatacatatttactattggtatatacacatcaaatcaatatcctaatcaacattattactgccctagatatgaggtaactaggatttgtcaagtagtatgaattattagtaagaaaacaaaattaggaatccttttctttctttataaactaaaaacgtttttataaatgaacaccatttcttcactccattttctcatatctacaccctcatttatctctcaaaatactcctaacttcatacttgatcatctccaagcattttccccatcatttagcttcaattacaagccttaaacaccataagaaaactctttcaagaacatatcaaaataaccacccatttgaagaagtttacttccaaccttttgatctaactccaccactctttgattccaagattatttcttatcttttgcagtaactttgtccaagtaacttgaggtagtaaccttgttcataatcttattcaattcatattcatatagctatcttattttgtggtataaaattttaacaacaagaacatggtttgaatgatttcaaacttgttcgcaaactaaatagatccttctaacttgacttttaaaacacttcaagacctgtaatatatcataatgatatgctaacctaacaaaatataacttggttttacaaagaacatcttaaaaactgaatctacgtcgtcagagtgcaaccgggggctgttttgggttggataattaaaaaccatcttgaactctgaattggaagttcatgttctggaaaaatgatatttcttatgaatatgttaacacataaaaatttcatggtttaactcaaagtgtaagtatttttagaaaaatgatcattaaatgttgtttttatgatggaaaatgatcactttcataagtttcaccaaagtttgacctataacctatgatttcgaatacaaactaaggtattttcagttcatattcttaaaatttgactctatccaaggaagtggcaagttgaaccaacaaaaacgaagttgtaatgaagaaactacgactaaaacaagattgggtatccgaagctagtttagctacgaaaatatttggagaaaaagtaaattaatcatatgttttctaattaatatgatattttatatataattacttatgatttgattttatatatttcaggaccacccgtaaacaacacgagaagattaatcataagacctcatgattgtacgcaacacgtcatttgacaacacggtactttatgtacgcaacacgtcatttgacaacatggtaccatgggtcgagattaattctgatcaatacgaatacgatggggtctttatttattttatttaagcaactaattgtggaccactaacatcggactgctaactacggactaagaaaatattaaaagtattaaaagtatatatatatatatgtaacgattacttaaaaagaaaatatgttgatatattatatatatggttaggttcgtgatatctatcggagaccaagtcgaattaaataccttcaaggcaaaagtgagtttcattttctccctttttaattgcttttgcaatatatatttttgggctgagaatacatgcgctgcttttataaatgtttacaaaatagacacaagtactaaaaaatatattctacgttgagttgtaccactggcatatttccctatagcttggtaactactatttacatgggtattgtaaacgcgaatcctgttgatagatc
The window above is part of the Rutidosis leptorrhynchoides isolate AG116_Rl617_1_P2 chromosome 1, CSIRO_AGI_Rlap_v1, whole genome shotgun sequence genome. Proteins encoded here:
- the LOC139848781 gene encoding pentatricopeptide repeat-containing protein At4g14820-like; its protein translation is MGCGSMDMAYSLFKDLSPKDLAVSTAMITGYSNAGQIEAARSIFDEMVEKDFVCWSAMISGYAEGSQPQKALHLFDQMLNSGIKPDQITMLSVISACANLGALDNAIKIHSYINENRFSGVLPVNNALIDMYAKCGELDRAKGVFSRMHKRNVITWSSMIRAYAVYGDAINALNLFHQMKAQKMEPNDVTFFGLLYACSHAGLVEEGQKLFSLMMNEYNIIPKRKHYGCMVDLYGRANLLKKAIEVIEEVPMSPNVVIWGSLMAACRIYNIRQL